The following nucleotide sequence is from Bos taurus isolate L1 Dominette 01449 registration number 42190680 breed Hereford chromosome 3, ARS-UCD2.0, whole genome shotgun sequence.
CAGGGAATGAATCTCCGGTTACTTTACCCTgtggagggtaggggaggggagAGTGCATCTACCTCCTGTCTCAAAACTTTGGAGACCTGACTAAGGAAAAACTGTGAACTGGGTTAGGGGAATAGAATGCTTGGGGAAGGTCACATAGCATAGAGGTAAATAGCATGGAATTAGCGTGCATAAGGTGAAATTCTGTTTCTGTACCATggtatctatgctgctgctgctaagtcacttcagtcgtgtccgactctgtgcaaccccatagacggcagcccaccaggctcccccgtccctggtatttaTATGAAATAGAAATTCTTCGTAATCTCactattttctcttcttaaattTTACCATTGGTAAAACATGTATAGCAATGGTACTTATCTGATTGGATGTgtgaaaattaagtaaaatattgAACGCAAAGCACTTGTAAGATGCTCAGTGCACAGTGAGTGCTAATGAgagttagctattattatttttagggtGGTATAAATAGCAATAGCAGTGGTAGTGATGAAAGTTCtgcctttaaattaaaaaaaaaaaaagactaaacagTAAAGAGAAACTTTTGAGTTGAATTTTGCAATCACTTCAGtcagtttcttctttccttcctcaccTCAGCCTCTCATGGAGCCACACAACCATTCAAGCCTGGCTGAATTTGTGCTCCTTGGTTTCCCCAGGGTGGGACATATCAGGGGCTGGCTTTTTGTCCTGCTGCTGTTGGCATACCTGTTCACTATCTGTGGCAACATGCTCATCTTCCTAGTCATACGACTGGATGCGGCCCTACACACACCCATGTACAACTTTgtcagtattctttccttcttgGAGCTGTGGTATACAGCCACCACCATCCCCAAGATGCTAGCTAATCTTCTCAGTGATAAGAAGACCATTTCTTTTTCAGGATGCCTCCTTCAGACCTACTTCTTCCACTCCCTAGGGGCCTCTGAATGCTACCTTCTTACAGCAATGGCCTATGACCGATACCTGGCCATTTGCCGGCCCCTCCACTATCCTGCAGTTATGACCCCCATGCTCTGTGTCAAGATGGCTGCTGGTTGTTGGACCTGTGGCTTTCTATGTCCCATATCTGAAGTCATCCTGGTCTCCCAGCTCCCTTTTTGCAGCTACAATGAAATTCAACACATCTTCTGTGACTTTCCACCTCTTCTGAGCCTGGCCTGCAAGGACACATCCACTAATGTCCTGGTGGACTTTGCCATCAATGCCTTCATCATCCTTATCACCTTCCTCTTTATTATGGTGTCTTATGGAAGAATCATGGGGACTATACTGCAGATAAAAACGATCGCAGGAAGAAAGAAGGCCTTCTCTACATGTGCTTCCCATCTTATTGTGGTCCTCATCTTCTTTGGGAGCATCATCTTCATGTATGTGCGGCTAAAGGAGAGCTATTCATTGACCCTTGATCGGACGCTTGCTGTAGTCTACTCTGTACTAACACCACTAGTCAACCCAATTATCTACAGTCTTCGTAACAAGGAACTCATTAAGGCCATTAAGAGAACCATCTTCCGGAAGGGAGAGAGAGCTAGTCCCACCCAACACTGACATTCTAAAAGGTCTTTCCTCCACTTCAGTGTTGATCTCATAAAATTCTATGTATCTTTGTTGCTACCTGTAATAATCTTCCCATCGTCACACATGCAATGAATCCCATCTCCTCTTACATTCTCAAAGGCTTTacttctttatgttttcttt
It contains:
- the OR6N2 gene encoding olfactory receptor family 6 subfamily N member 2, translated to MEPHNHSSLAEFVLLGFPRVGHIRGWLFVLLLLAYLFTICGNMLIFLVIRLDAALHTPMYNFVSILSFLELWYTATTIPKMLANLLSDKKTISFSGCLLQTYFFHSLGASECYLLTAMAYDRYLAICRPLHYPAVMTPMLCVKMAAGCWTCGFLCPISEVILVSQLPFCSYNEIQHIFCDFPPLLSLACKDTSTNVLVDFAINAFIILITFLFIMVSYGRIMGTILQIKTIAGRKKAFSTCASHLIVVLIFFGSIIFMYVRLKESYSLTLDRTLAVVYSVLTPLVNPIIYSLRNKELIKAIKRTIFRKGERASPTQH